A window of Aurantibacillus circumpalustris genomic DNA:
ATTTCTACTGATTTTTCGGCGATTGATAATTTCTATTCCATCAAGGGTTACTTTCACAATATTTTTTACAATCTAATCACAAACAGCATTAAATACTCGCAGCCCTTTTCAGTTCCAAAAATTAACATCAGAAGTTCTATTGAAGATGGAAAACTACATCTGTTTTTTAATGACAATGGAATAGGTATTGACCTGGAAAGACATAATGAAAAACTATTTGGACTGTATAACCGATTTCACATACATACTGAGGGAAAGGGAATGGGATTATTTTTAGTAAAAACGCAAGTTGAAACTCTTGGTGGAAAAATAACTGTTAGCAGCAGCGTAAACAAAGGAACAGAATTTGTGTTGCAATTTGATTTGGAAAGCGACATGAAAATTGCTGGTTAGACGCGCTAATGTTTTAATCACATTTAATTCTAGACGTGTTGCTGTTAATACATGACTATTATCATGTGCCTAAATGACAATCATCACTATGGTTGGTGTGACTCTACTTTAATTTTGATGTAATTTATTTTTTAGTTTGCTAGATTTTGCCTTTAGGAGAAATGCAAAGATTCAACGACTTAAAAATGAAACTAAAATTAATAGAGTAGACACGCTTATGAATTCACAAAGAAATTGGTTTAATACAAAAGAATTAATTGAGTTAACCGCCATGCTAAAGTCACTTGGTCATTCTTCACGAATTTCAATTATGTATCTCCTTTGTAACAATACCGAGAAAAAAATGACCGTAAAAACCATTTACGAACTATTAAAAATGCCACAACCGGTAATCTCAAGACATTTAGGCATTCTAAGAAACAGCGGTTTAATAAACCGCCTTCTTGTAGGTAATCACACCTATTACAAATTAAATGAAAAGAATGTCCTTGCTCGGAAAATCGCTAACTGCTTTTCATCCATAGATAAACCCTAATTGAGGCACACACCATCTTCCTTTTTATTCTGTACTCGGTGTAACCGCTGTTTTTCATGTTTCTAACAACATTGCTAAGATTGGTATGTTTAGAAATGGCTTCGATAAAAAATTAATTATAACCACCAACATGATCTTTACCTAATTTTAATTTTATTAGTAGTGGGCTTTGTGGGCACCTATATTGGGAAGTTAATACTAAACAGATTTACACAAAAACAGTTTAAAATTTTTGCACTTTCACTTATCCTTCTCATTGGCATCAGTAAACTCGTAAAGTATTACTTTATAGTTTGACTACTTCAACAATCGCATCACTGATATAAATCAAAAAAAACATCTGCACACCTTATTGCAAGGAAACCACCTTTTATAAAATCTTCAACAACTCACATAACCCGTTTTGAAAATTATTTGTACTACATATTTTTAGGAAAGCCCAAAGGATATGATCATTTCCAAACAATATATTCGCTAATTAATTACCCAATTAAATATCATCTTTTCAGCTGATAAAAATCAGTTAAGAGCCAAGCGTTTATTCTCAATTTTAAAATCAAAAAAATAAATGATATGAACTGGCCGAAACTCAGCACACAAGAGATCAAACTTAAGATATTTGAAGCGCTTGGAAAAAATTTAAATTACCGTAGCGAATTAATTCTTGGAATTCCCGCAACTTATCTTGATACAGAAATATTTTA
This region includes:
- a CDS encoding ArsR/SmtB family transcription factor produces the protein MNSQRNWFNTKELIELTAMLKSLGHSSRISIMYLLCNNTEKKMTVKTIYELLKMPQPVISRHLGILRNSGLINRLLVGNHTYYKLNEKNVLARKIANCFSSIDKP